In the genome of Flexistipes sinusarabici DSM 4947, one region contains:
- a CDS encoding ABC transporter ATP-binding protein, protein MGVVGESGCGKSTLAKLIMTLEEPSSGNIFFKNKNLEFYRKNDVLSYFSQVQFVFQDPLSSLNPRKTIRQILQTPMKKILKTPKKDMEKRCLELLELVNLRPEFINRYPHEFSGGQSQRIGIARALAAEPEVMILDEPVSALDVSIQAQIINLLIDLKNRLGLTYFFISHDLAVVEKLCDRVAVMYLGKIVEYGTTEQVFDSPKHPYTKVLLSSIPKPGEKGVSSIILEGEPPDPANPPKGCSFSPRCFMANSKCKQQTPELIEVNDMHKTACFHYKEL, encoded by the coding sequence TTGGGTGTCGTTGGAGAGTCCGGATGCGGAAAATCAACACTGGCAAAACTTATTATGACACTTGAGGAACCAAGCAGCGGTAATATTTTTTTTAAAAACAAAAATCTGGAATTTTACAGAAAAAATGATGTGCTCAGTTATTTTTCACAGGTGCAGTTTGTATTTCAGGATCCTTTAAGTTCACTTAATCCACGGAAAACGATAAGGCAGATATTACAAACACCAATGAAAAAGATTTTAAAGACCCCTAAAAAAGATATGGAGAAGCGCTGCCTGGAACTTCTGGAGCTTGTTAACCTTAGACCGGAATTTATAAACAGATACCCGCATGAGTTCTCCGGGGGTCAGAGCCAGAGAATAGGCATTGCAAGAGCATTAGCTGCTGAGCCGGAAGTGATGATTCTTGACGAGCCGGTATCGGCTTTGGATGTATCTATACAGGCTCAGATAATAAATTTGCTGATAGATTTAAAAAATCGACTGGGTTTAACATACTTTTTTATAAGTCATGATTTAGCTGTAGTGGAGAAGCTGTGTGATAGAGTAGCAGTTATGTACCTCGGAAAAATTGTTGAATACGGAACAACTGAGCAGGTTTTTGATAGTCCAAAACACCCTTACACCAAAGTACTTCTGTCCAGTATACCAAAGCCCGGTGAAAAAGGAGTAAGTTCAATAATTCTTGAAGGAGAACCGCCTGATCCGGCAAATCCACCCAAAGGCTGCTCTTTTTCTCCCAGATGTTTTATGGCGAACAGTAAGTGTAAGCAACAAACGCCGGAGTTAATAGAAGTTAATGATATGCACAAAACGGCATGTTTTCATTACAAAGAACTTTAA
- a CDS encoding ExeA family protein — MMDTYRAYFGLTQTPFSQDVKELLPTVNVTSVLERMRYVMELGAVGIITGDIGSGKSSAVRFAINKLHPAEHSILYITATTGSVIELYRQIAHSLKLETRSPSRSYLQRAIKQAVTELTNKKRKLLLIVDEASLLRMDVFGELHTLLQYHIDSKGLLPLLLVGQSNLVDMLSFPKAKALASRVVARGHMQPLSEDEVRQYLEHHLKLAGCKRNLFTEEAMTAIRQGASGALRKINNLARGGLIAAAKQEQQEVSAEHIRVAATELI; from the coding sequence ATGATGGATACATACCGTGCATATTTCGGATTAACGCAGACACCTTTCTCACAAGATGTTAAAGAATTGCTGCCTACAGTAAATGTCACCAGTGTACTGGAAAGAATGCGCTATGTGATGGAGTTAGGGGCTGTTGGGATTATTACCGGAGATATCGGCAGCGGTAAATCATCGGCTGTCAGATTTGCTATAAATAAACTGCATCCTGCAGAACACTCCATACTGTATATCACAGCTACCACAGGATCGGTCATTGAACTTTACCGGCAGATAGCTCATTCGTTGAAATTAGAAACACGGTCACCCTCCAGATCCTATTTGCAAAGGGCTATTAAGCAGGCTGTTACAGAGTTGACTAATAAAAAACGTAAGCTGCTTCTGATTGTGGATGAGGCGTCACTACTTAGGATGGATGTCTTTGGGGAGTTACATACTTTACTGCAATATCATATAGATTCGAAGGGGTTGCTTCCTTTACTACTGGTGGGACAATCAAATCTGGTGGATATGCTGTCATTTCCAAAGGCGAAGGCGTTGGCATCCAGAGTAGTGGCAAGGGGACATATGCAGCCGCTTAGTGAAGATGAGGTACGGCAGTATTTAGAGCATCACTTAAAGCTTGCTGGATGCAAACGAAACTTGTTCACTGAGGAGGCTATGACTGCTATCCGACAGGGCGCATCAGGCGCTTTAAGAAAAATCAACAACCTCGCAAGAGGCGGACTTATTGCAGCTGCTAAACAGGAACAACAAGAGGTCTCTGCTGAACATATACGAGTTGCTGCAACGGAACTTATTTGA